In Streptomyces dangxiongensis, one DNA window encodes the following:
- a CDS encoding NAD(P)/FAD-dependent oxidoreductase, with amino-acid sequence MKERARILVVGGGYVGMYTALRLQRKLKGELRRGEVDITVVTPDPYMTYQPFLPEAAAGSISPRHVVVPLRRVLDRCHVVVGEVTSLDHATRTAAVSTLATAEEGRPAELLGYDELVLAPGSVSRTLPVPGLAEYGIGFKTVEEAIGLRNHVIEQMDIASSTRDPAIRDAALTFVFVGGGYAGVEALGELEDMARYTARYYHNIHPDDMKWILVEATDRILPEVGVEMGRYTVTELRRRNIQVLLDTRLESCAGRVAVLSDGQRFPTRTVVWTAGVRPHPLLAATGLPRTDRGRLRCTAQLTIDGTEHAWAAGDAAAVPDVTAAVPGAETAPNAQHAVRQARTLGDNIAHSLRGEPLETYAHKYVGSVASLGLHKGVAQVYGRRLKGYPAWLMHRVYHLSRVPTFNRKARVLAEWTLAGLFKREIVSLGSLEHPRAEFELAAGGKSPHDPSDDPKGSS; translated from the coding sequence GTGAAGGAACGTGCGCGCATTCTGGTTGTCGGCGGCGGCTACGTCGGGATGTACACGGCCCTGCGCCTCCAGCGGAAGCTGAAGGGCGAGCTGCGGAGGGGCGAGGTCGACATCACGGTCGTCACTCCGGACCCGTACATGACGTACCAGCCCTTCCTTCCGGAGGCCGCCGCCGGCTCGATCTCCCCGCGGCATGTCGTCGTCCCGCTGCGCCGCGTCCTGGACCGCTGCCACGTGGTCGTCGGGGAGGTGACGTCCCTGGACCACGCGACCCGCACCGCCGCCGTCAGCACGCTCGCCACCGCCGAGGAGGGCCGACCCGCCGAACTCCTCGGCTACGACGAACTCGTGCTCGCCCCCGGCTCGGTCTCCCGCACCCTGCCCGTCCCCGGCCTCGCGGAGTACGGCATCGGCTTCAAGACCGTCGAGGAGGCCATCGGCCTGCGCAACCACGTCATCGAACAGATGGACATCGCCTCCTCCACCCGCGACCCCGCCATCCGCGACGCCGCCCTCACCTTCGTGTTCGTCGGCGGCGGCTACGCGGGCGTGGAGGCCCTCGGCGAGCTGGAGGACATGGCCCGCTACACCGCTCGCTACTACCACAACATCCACCCCGACGACATGAAGTGGATCCTCGTGGAGGCCACCGACCGCATCCTCCCCGAGGTCGGCGTGGAGATGGGCCGCTACACCGTCACCGAGCTGCGCCGCCGCAACATCCAGGTGCTGCTCGACACCCGCCTGGAGTCCTGCGCCGGCCGCGTCGCCGTCCTCAGCGACGGCCAGCGCTTCCCGACCCGTACGGTCGTGTGGACCGCCGGCGTGCGACCGCACCCGCTGCTCGCCGCCACCGGCCTCCCGCGCACCGACCGCGGCCGGCTCAGGTGCACGGCCCAGCTAACGATCGACGGCACGGAGCACGCCTGGGCCGCGGGCGACGCCGCCGCCGTACCCGACGTCACGGCCGCCGTACCCGGCGCCGAGACCGCCCCCAACGCCCAGCACGCGGTCCGCCAGGCCCGCACCCTCGGCGACAACATCGCGCACTCCCTGCGCGGTGAGCCCCTGGAGACGTACGCGCACAAGTACGTCGGCTCGGTCGCCTCCCTCGGCCTGCACAAGGGCGTCGCCCAGGTCTACGGCCGCCGGCTGAAGGGCTACCCTGCCTGGTTAATGCACCGCGTGTACCACCTCAGCCGGGTGCCCACCTTCAACCGCAAGGCCCGGGTGCTCGCCGAATGGACCCTCGCCGGACTCTTCAAACGCGAGATCGTCTCGCTCGGCTCACTCGAACACCCCCGAGCGGAATTCGAACTTGCGGCCGGTGGAAAGTCCCCTCACGACCCCTCCGACGACCCGAAGGGGTCGTCCTGA
- a CDS encoding BTAD domain-containing putative transcriptional regulator, producing MRYRILGVTRAADDQGTPLPIGGPRLRTLLAALALRPGRTTTPDTLIGEIWADAPPQDAPAALQALVGRLRRTLGRHAVTYAPGGYRLEATEDDVDLHVFERLTRVGTHALTAGDPATAHRTLTEALALWHGPALADLPDRTAAARPDALRLDAARARAAAALALGRAQEAVPELRELATAHPYDEPLHALLIRALRDTGRPADALTAYESVRRTLADTLGTDPGPELRSLHTALLQQENPARSVDPAHPMPPAHPAPPVHPEVPHRARPPRRTGNLRPRLTSFVGREPELEAIRSDVHRARLVTLTGPGGSGKTRLAEEAAAAFPSAWLAELAPLDRPEAVPGAVVSALGMRETVLLGNELATPQADPTALLVEYCAPRSQLLILDNCEHVIGAAATLAETLLTHCPGLTVLATSREPLGVPGESVRPVEPLVPEQAHHLFAERAKAVRPDADTVLGDTAAVTEICRRLDGLPLAIELAAARLRLLTPRQIADRLDDRFRLLTSGSRTVLPRQQTLRAVVDWSWDLLDERERTVLREVSVFAGGWDLAAAEAVCTGPVAELLGALVDKSLVVAAPHDPDGTASGMRYRMLETIHEYATERAAEVPGLREAAERRHRAWVRALVEEAEPRLRSAAQLPWISRLETELDNVRAALDRAVRAGDEAGAGAVVLAIGWFWWLRNHRQEAVRWVRLVLRLGVALDAVSAGAPDGGLMALVESADPVGAFLAAPDGEAGHPLHELRTDLRMLDLFLTSDSRAENLTADDRAPEYVARVRAAYEPGGPRAARLPGLVWPLTAHYLGAPADVHPDLTQAVANCRRHGGAWEVGVALMFRTHVTVDSPGNLEGVDEDLAELRQLSRRVGDRWMRAQVCGAAGEAAMARGRFDAARAEYEEALRLAYEVGAYAESPFLLARLAEISYRSGDRKAALAALDEAETAADRYVVPESRAFVMLLRAHIALQDGCAARARELYEATCAVVRGSTRPPQFVAAQRTVEALLTADESGPAHGLPIVAQALREAVEQGGAESITAGLVDIAAGLLARLGDLPSALRLFAAADHWRDGRPRPEPERGVAARVRAGARAALPADRYAAESARGASLGVADVLRELGVPAAVE from the coding sequence GTGCGGTACAGAATTCTGGGCGTGACCCGAGCAGCGGACGACCAGGGCACCCCCCTGCCCATCGGCGGCCCACGCCTGCGTACGCTCCTCGCCGCCCTCGCCCTCCGCCCCGGCCGCACCACCACCCCCGACACCCTCATCGGCGAGATCTGGGCGGACGCCCCGCCCCAGGACGCCCCCGCCGCCCTCCAGGCACTCGTCGGCCGTCTCCGCCGTACCCTCGGCAGGCACGCCGTCACCTACGCGCCCGGCGGATACCGCCTGGAAGCGACCGAGGACGACGTGGACCTGCACGTCTTCGAGCGGCTCACCCGCGTCGGCACCCACGCCCTCACCGCCGGCGACCCGGCCACCGCCCACCGCACGCTCACCGAGGCCCTCGCCCTCTGGCACGGCCCGGCTCTCGCCGACCTGCCCGACCGCACCGCCGCCGCCCGCCCGGACGCCCTCCGTCTGGACGCGGCCCGTGCCCGCGCCGCCGCCGCGCTCGCCCTCGGCCGCGCCCAGGAGGCCGTACCGGAGCTGAGGGAACTGGCCACGGCGCACCCGTACGACGAACCCCTGCACGCCCTCCTGATCCGCGCTCTGCGGGACACGGGCCGTCCGGCCGACGCCCTCACCGCCTACGAGTCCGTCCGCCGCACCCTCGCCGACACCCTCGGCACCGATCCCGGCCCGGAACTCCGCTCCCTGCACACGGCGTTGCTGCAACAGGAGAACCCGGCGCGCTCAGTGGATCCGGCGCACCCGATGCCCCCCGCGCACCCGGCGCCTCCGGTGCACCCGGAGGTACCGCACCGCGCCCGGCCTCCCCGGCGCACCGGTAATCTCCGTCCCCGTCTGACGTCCTTCGTCGGGCGGGAACCGGAGCTGGAGGCCATTCGTTCGGATGTGCACAGGGCCCGCCTGGTCACGCTCACCGGACCGGGCGGCTCCGGGAAGACCCGTCTCGCCGAGGAGGCCGCCGCCGCGTTCCCCTCGGCCTGGCTGGCCGAACTGGCCCCGCTCGACCGGCCGGAGGCGGTGCCCGGCGCGGTGGTCAGCGCCCTCGGTATGCGCGAGACCGTGCTGCTGGGCAACGAACTGGCGACCCCGCAGGCCGACCCCACGGCGCTGCTGGTCGAGTACTGCGCCCCGCGCAGCCAACTGTTGATCCTCGACAACTGCGAGCACGTCATCGGCGCGGCGGCCACCCTCGCCGAGACCCTCCTCACCCACTGCCCCGGCCTCACGGTCCTCGCGACCAGCCGGGAACCCCTCGGCGTCCCGGGTGAGTCGGTGCGCCCGGTCGAGCCCCTCGTCCCGGAGCAGGCGCACCACCTCTTCGCCGAGCGCGCGAAGGCCGTCCGGCCCGACGCCGACACCGTCCTCGGCGACACCGCGGCCGTGACGGAGATCTGCCGCCGCCTGGACGGGCTGCCACTCGCGATCGAGCTGGCCGCCGCCCGGCTCAGGCTGCTGACCCCACGGCAGATCGCCGACCGGCTGGACGACCGCTTCCGCCTGCTCACCTCCGGCAGCCGTACGGTCCTGCCCCGCCAGCAGACCCTGCGCGCGGTCGTCGACTGGTCCTGGGACCTGCTGGACGAGCGGGAACGGACGGTCCTGCGCGAGGTTTCGGTGTTCGCCGGCGGCTGGGACCTCGCCGCGGCCGAGGCCGTGTGCACCGGCCCGGTGGCGGAGCTGCTCGGTGCGCTGGTCGACAAGTCCCTCGTCGTCGCCGCCCCGCACGACCCCGACGGCACCGCCTCCGGCATGCGCTACCGCATGCTGGAGACCATCCACGAGTACGCCACCGAGCGCGCCGCCGAGGTCCCCGGCCTGCGCGAAGCGGCCGAGCGACGCCACCGCGCGTGGGTGCGGGCCCTCGTGGAGGAGGCGGAGCCGCGACTGCGGTCGGCGGCCCAGTTGCCCTGGATCTCCCGTCTGGAGACCGAGCTGGACAACGTCCGCGCGGCCCTGGACCGCGCGGTGCGCGCGGGCGACGAGGCCGGGGCGGGCGCCGTCGTCCTGGCCATCGGCTGGTTCTGGTGGCTGCGCAACCACCGCCAGGAGGCCGTGAGGTGGGTACGGCTGGTGCTCCGCCTGGGCGTCGCCCTGGACGCCGTGTCCGCGGGCGCGCCGGACGGCGGCCTGATGGCGCTGGTCGAGTCGGCCGACCCGGTGGGCGCCTTCCTCGCCGCCCCAGACGGCGAGGCCGGGCATCCGCTGCACGAGCTGCGGACGGACCTGCGCATGCTCGACCTGTTCCTGACGTCCGACTCCAGAGCGGAGAACCTCACGGCCGACGACCGGGCCCCGGAGTACGTCGCGCGCGTGCGCGCCGCCTACGAGCCGGGGGGCCCGCGGGCGGCCCGGCTCCCGGGCCTCGTCTGGCCGCTGACCGCCCACTACCTGGGTGCCCCGGCCGACGTCCACCCGGACCTGACACAGGCCGTCGCCAACTGCCGCCGCCACGGCGGTGCCTGGGAGGTGGGCGTCGCCCTGATGTTCCGCACCCACGTGACCGTCGACTCGCCGGGCAACCTGGAGGGCGTCGACGAGGACCTGGCCGAGCTGCGGCAGCTTAGCCGGCGCGTCGGCGACCGCTGGATGCGGGCCCAGGTGTGCGGCGCGGCCGGCGAGGCGGCGATGGCCCGCGGCCGGTTCGACGCGGCACGCGCCGAGTACGAGGAGGCACTGCGGCTCGCCTACGAGGTCGGCGCGTACGCGGAGTCCCCGTTCCTGTTGGCCCGCCTCGCCGAGATCTCCTACCGCTCCGGCGACCGGAAGGCCGCGCTCGCCGCCCTGGACGAGGCGGAAACGGCCGCCGACCGGTACGTGGTGCCGGAGTCACGCGCCTTCGTCATGCTGCTGCGCGCCCACATCGCCCTGCAGGACGGCTGCGCCGCCCGCGCCCGCGAGCTGTACGAGGCGACCTGCGCGGTCGTGCGGGGGAGCACCCGTCCTCCGCAGTTCGTGGCGGCCCAGCGCACGGTCGAGGCGCTGCTCACGGCCGACGAGTCCGGTCCGGCACACGGCCTGCCGATCGTGGCGCAGGCCCTGCGCGAGGCCGTGGAGCAGGGGGGTGCCGAGTCGATCACGGCGGGGCTGGTGGACATCGCCGCCGGCCTGCTGGCCCGGCTCGGTGATCTGCCGAGCGCCCTCCGGCTGTTCGCCGCCGCGGACCACTGGCGGGACGGCCGCCCGCGGCCCGAGCCCGAGCGCGGCGTCGCCGCCCGGGTGCGCGCCGGTGCCCGCGCGGCCCTCCCGGCCGACCGTTACGCGGCCGAGAGCGCCCGGGGCGCGTCCCTCGGCGTCGCGGACGTCCTGCGGGAGCTGGGCGTCCCGGCGGCCGTCGAGTGA
- a CDS encoding TetR/AcrR family transcriptional regulator, with amino-acid sequence MHVQDKHWASTATITPGGGSMTAAMGDGRADGARTTPLRVDAQRNLEHVLRAAREVFGELGYGAPMEDVARRARVGVGTVYRRFPSKDVLVRRIAQEETARLTEQARTALGQEDEPWSALSRFLRTSVASGAGRLLPPQVLRVGSAGPDESEASGGPAGSVGIVPPVEAVARVSSVSSAEETRMPQQRVQPGGGELRLVADEVSLTADDTGAGALLEVVGQLVERARAAGELRADVSVGDVLLVIATAAPSLPDAAQQAAASARLLDILLEGLRSRPV; translated from the coding sequence ATGCATGTTCAGGACAAGCATTGGGCATCTACGGCCACCATCACGCCCGGTGGCGGATCGATGACCGCGGCGATGGGCGACGGACGCGCGGACGGGGCGCGTACGACACCGCTGCGGGTGGACGCACAGCGCAATCTGGAACACGTGCTGCGTGCGGCGCGTGAGGTGTTCGGCGAGCTGGGTTACGGCGCGCCGATGGAGGACGTGGCGCGACGCGCGCGGGTCGGGGTCGGCACGGTGTACCGGCGCTTCCCGAGCAAGGACGTGCTGGTCCGGCGGATCGCTCAGGAGGAGACGGCACGGCTGACCGAGCAGGCGCGGACCGCGCTCGGGCAGGAGGACGAGCCGTGGTCGGCTCTGTCGCGGTTCCTGCGGACGTCCGTGGCGTCGGGGGCCGGACGGCTGCTGCCGCCGCAGGTGCTGCGGGTCGGCTCCGCCGGTCCGGACGAGTCGGAGGCGTCAGGTGGGCCGGCCGGCTCGGTGGGGATCGTCCCGCCGGTCGAAGCGGTCGCCCGGGTCTCCTCGGTCTCCTCGGCCGAGGAGACCCGGATGCCCCAGCAGCGGGTGCAGCCGGGCGGTGGTGAGCTGCGGCTGGTGGCGGACGAGGTCTCGCTGACGGCCGACGACACCGGGGCCGGGGCACTGCTCGAGGTGGTCGGGCAGCTCGTGGAGCGGGCGCGCGCGGCGGGTGAGCTGCGGGCGGACGTGTCCGTGGGCGACGTGCTGTTGGTGATCGCCACGGCGGCCCCGTCACTGCCGGACGCGGCACAGCAGGCGGCGGCGTCCGCGCGGCTGCTGGACATCCTGCTGGAGGGACTCCGGTCCCGGCCGGTGTAG
- a CDS encoding asparagine synthase-related protein, translating to MRWLVGWSSTAAGTAGTGTAGATGYDGETLRPVGSQLLWGDPDPLWAVGDWRPDEVRVVHADPQHRIAVLGICGATDEELRRGLVTARGGALRHLTNWPGSYTAVVQAGRRITVCGDLAGVRPVFHTPWAGGTAYATAALPLADLVEANLDFTHLAALLAAPDVPAALRDTTPYEGVRRIPPGHALVLRAGAREIAGYEPVASLAVAAPASDPDRAVDAVRDALVDAVRTRLSAPRHVPDLDPGPVPGMGPAERRAARGMPVPGIGADLSGGPASGTLALLAAGLPGRPGTLLGHGTGAGERLLAVTFNDLAVAGREAELQRAGALAANPRLHHVVVTGGEETLPYAGLDGPLTDEPGPSLVLAARHRARLAAGSADHFTGHGARQVLDAHPARLADLLMDRRRRHLVRPVAALARADGSVLVPARVYGAARRLARTPYRAGLEVLAERLMRRRFDEPKGAVGASLAALTWAGPGPAARWLTGEALAEVSVLLQAEADRSGTGAQRPGDYRARAALARHAADLRVLEQAAEIRSQRLHAPFLDNQVVRACRDLPEALRVQPGARSAILRTVLAGSGVTDLPPGWGTPSHGSSAAAARAGLRVAADSLLDLFSSPLLADAGLIEARVVRKALRTAAAGEALPLDGLAGLVSLELWLHRLLGRRGTCWTGTPSRSRAVPSGIQPRRGALTPGA from the coding sequence ATGCGGTGGTTGGTGGGGTGGAGCAGCACCGCCGCGGGCACCGCCGGGACCGGCACCGCGGGCGCCACCGGATACGACGGCGAGACCCTGCGCCCGGTCGGATCACAACTCCTGTGGGGCGACCCGGATCCGCTGTGGGCCGTCGGCGACTGGCGCCCGGACGAGGTCCGCGTGGTGCACGCCGACCCGCAGCACCGCATCGCCGTCCTCGGCATCTGCGGCGCCACCGACGAGGAACTGCGGCGCGGCCTGGTCACCGCGCGCGGGGGTGCCCTGCGCCATCTGACCAACTGGCCCGGCAGCTACACGGCCGTCGTCCAGGCCGGCCGCCGCATCACCGTCTGCGGCGACCTCGCGGGCGTCCGGCCCGTGTTCCACACGCCCTGGGCCGGCGGTACCGCCTACGCCACCGCCGCGCTGCCCCTCGCCGACCTCGTCGAGGCCAACCTCGACTTCACCCACCTCGCCGCGCTGCTCGCCGCCCCCGACGTACCGGCCGCGCTGCGCGACACCACCCCGTACGAGGGCGTACGGCGCATCCCGCCGGGACACGCCCTGGTGCTGCGCGCCGGAGCGCGCGAGATCGCCGGCTACGAGCCGGTCGCCTCCCTCGCCGTGGCCGCGCCCGCGTCCGACCCCGACCGCGCCGTGGACGCCGTGCGGGACGCCCTCGTGGACGCCGTCCGCACCCGGCTCTCCGCACCCCGGCACGTGCCCGACCTCGACCCCGGGCCGGTGCCCGGCATGGGACCCGCCGAGCGCCGGGCCGCGCGCGGGATGCCGGTGCCCGGCATCGGCGCCGACCTGTCCGGCGGCCCCGCCTCCGGCACCCTCGCGCTGCTCGCCGCCGGGCTGCCCGGCAGACCCGGCACGCTCCTCGGCCACGGCACGGGCGCGGGCGAGCGGCTCCTCGCCGTCACCTTCAACGACCTCGCCGTGGCCGGCCGCGAGGCCGAACTCCAGCGCGCCGGCGCCCTCGCCGCCAACCCCCGCCTGCACCACGTCGTGGTGACCGGCGGCGAGGAGACCCTGCCCTACGCCGGCCTCGACGGCCCCCTGACCGACGAACCCGGACCCTCCCTGGTGCTGGCCGCCCGGCACCGCGCCCGGCTCGCCGCCGGCAGCGCCGACCACTTCACCGGCCACGGTGCCCGCCAGGTCCTGGACGCCCACCCCGCCCGCCTCGCCGACCTCCTGATGGACCGCCGACGACGTCACCTGGTCCGGCCGGTCGCCGCGCTCGCCCGGGCCGACGGCTCGGTGCTGGTCCCCGCGCGCGTGTACGGCGCGGCCCGGCGGCTCGCCCGCACCCCCTACCGGGCGGGCCTGGAGGTGCTGGCCGAGCGGCTGATGCGGCGCCGCTTCGACGAGCCCAAGGGAGCGGTCGGCGCGTCGCTCGCCGCGCTGACCTGGGCCGGACCGGGGCCGGCCGCCCGCTGGCTGACGGGTGAGGCGCTGGCTGAAGTATCGGTTCTGCTCCAGGCGGAGGCCGACCGCTCCGGGACCGGCGCGCAGCGTCCCGGCGACTACCGCGCGCGTGCGGCGCTCGCCCGGCACGCCGCCGACCTCCGCGTACTGGAGCAGGCCGCGGAGATCCGCTCCCAGCGGCTGCACGCGCCGTTCCTCGACAACCAGGTCGTCCGCGCCTGCCGCGACCTGCCCGAAGCCCTGCGCGTCCAGCCCGGCGCACGGTCCGCCATCCTCCGTACGGTCCTGGCGGGCTCCGGCGTCACCGACCTCCCGCCCGGCTGGGGCACCCCCTCCCACGGCTCCTCGGCGGCAGCCGCGCGCGCGGGTCTCCGCGTCGCCGCCGACTCCCTCCTGGACCTCTTCTCCAGCCCCCTCCTGGCCGACGCCGGACTGATCGAGGCCCGCGTCGTCCGCAAGGCCCTGCGCACCGCCGCGGCGGGCGAGGCGCTGCCCCTCGACGGGCTGGCCGGCCTCGTCTCCCTCGAACTCTGGCTCCACCGCCTCCTCGGCCGCCGCGGCACCTGCTGGACGGGCACCCCCTCCCGCTCCCGAGCGGTCCCCTCGGGAATCCAGCCCAGACGGGGAGCGCTGACACCGGGGGCGTGA
- a CDS encoding MFS transporter, producing MTRAMGAAMRRIHVGNALSAFGLGFTVPYLYVYVAQVRGLGAVTAGLVLAVFAVAALIVLPFAGRAIVRRGPLPVLVAALVTAALGALSLGLAGAAATVLLSAAALGAGQAVMQPALATMIVDCSTADTRSRAFAMQFFLQNLGLGVGGLIGGHLVDTTRASSFTLLFAIEAAVFLLLVGVVATVRMPHSPRIEDAPARSAKGGWKQLLGNRTMVQLCVLGFVLFFACYGQFESGLSAYGVEAAGISTSALGTALAANTLMIVVAQFAVLRFVERRRRSRVIAGVGLIWAVAWLAAGYAGLGHGSQEMATAAFVSTYALFGLGEAMLSPTVAPLVADLAPEGMAGQYNSAFALVKQLALAVGPAVGGPLGASLHAPYVVTFLLFSLGITYLALRLGRQLTAVQDQPWLARSSRVVTRGGASTEPVAAEA from the coding sequence GTGACCAGGGCGATGGGCGCAGCGATGCGCCGGATCCACGTGGGTAACGCACTCAGCGCGTTCGGGCTCGGCTTCACCGTCCCCTACCTGTACGTCTATGTGGCGCAGGTGCGGGGACTGGGAGCCGTGACAGCGGGACTGGTGCTCGCCGTCTTCGCCGTGGCCGCGCTGATCGTGCTGCCGTTCGCCGGCCGGGCGATCGTGCGGCGCGGCCCGCTGCCGGTCCTGGTCGCCGCTCTGGTGACCGCCGCCCTGGGCGCGCTGAGCCTCGGTCTCGCGGGCGCCGCCGCCACCGTGCTGCTCTCCGCGGCGGCGCTCGGCGCCGGACAGGCCGTGATGCAGCCGGCCCTCGCGACGATGATCGTGGACTGTTCGACGGCGGACACCCGCTCGCGGGCGTTCGCGATGCAGTTCTTCCTCCAGAACCTGGGGCTGGGCGTCGGCGGTCTCATCGGCGGCCACCTCGTCGACACCACCCGCGCGTCCTCGTTCACGCTGCTGTTCGCGATCGAGGCGGCCGTGTTCCTGCTGCTGGTCGGTGTGGTGGCGACGGTGCGGATGCCGCACTCGCCACGGATCGAGGACGCGCCCGCGCGGTCGGCGAAGGGCGGCTGGAAGCAGTTGCTCGGGAACCGGACGATGGTGCAGTTGTGCGTGCTGGGCTTCGTACTGTTCTTCGCCTGCTACGGACAGTTCGAGTCGGGCCTGAGCGCGTACGGGGTGGAGGCCGCCGGGATATCCACCTCGGCGCTGGGGACGGCGCTGGCCGCGAACACCCTGATGATCGTGGTGGCCCAGTTCGCCGTGCTGAGGTTCGTGGAGCGGCGGCGCCGGTCCCGGGTGATCGCCGGGGTCGGGCTGATCTGGGCCGTGGCCTGGCTGGCCGCCGGGTACGCGGGGCTGGGGCACGGCAGCCAGGAGATGGCCACGGCCGCGTTCGTGTCGACGTACGCGCTGTTCGGGCTGGGCGAGGCGATGCTGTCGCCGACGGTCGCGCCGCTGGTCGCCGATCTGGCCCCGGAGGGCATGGCCGGGCAGTACAACTCGGCTTTCGCACTGGTCAAGCAACTGGCGCTGGCGGTCGGCCCGGCGGTGGGCGGCCCTCTGGGCGCGTCGCTGCACGCGCCGTACGTCGTGACCTTCCTGCTGTTCTCGCTGGGAATCACCTACCTGGCGCTGCGGCTGGGGCGGCAGCTCACCGCCGTCCAGGACCAGCCGTGGCTGGCGCGGTCCAGCCGGGTGGTCACGCGTGGTGGTGCGTCCACGGAGCCGGTGGCCGCGGAGGCGTAG
- a CDS encoding ATP-binding SpoIIE family protein phosphatase, producing the protein MNFTRWSARLPGTQRRAAARTKTPVPPDRRGEGSVPAARAERSADGTPPVPAVDELPAREVLDRVPALVALVHGPDHRIAYVNDAYTAAFGTRPTCAPAREALPELAQLGLFPLLDQVLRSGRPRTLKSRKAVDGRSYTFTCTPVAEDGDRGAGVLVFATDVTDHAEAAERLRASERRQRETAVTLQRSLLPQELEQPDDLRIAATYQPGGTEAAVGGDWYDVITLGGGRTALVIGDVMGRGVRAAAVMGQLRTAVRAYARLDLPPHEVLQLLDGLATEIDPHQIATCCYAVHDPSEGRLVYASAGHLPILVRDENGTVSRTDEPTGPPLGTGGWMHSSGSIALGPGATAVLYTDGLVERRDADLDEGIASLAGALAGATGTPQVVCDRLVRSAGVTADHDDDVAVLVLQHPARTGPDGDLFRNAALELLGGVEAAPRARAFASGVLTSWRFPTELHDLGVLAASELVANSLQHGTPPMRLRLRRTDRRLIVEVTDGDDHLPRRRRAEPGDESGRGIAIVATIATSWGCRRTPDGGKAVWCEFVLPKR; encoded by the coding sequence GTGAACTTCACGCGCTGGAGCGCCCGGCTCCCCGGAACGCAGCGCCGCGCTGCCGCGCGGACCAAGACGCCGGTCCCCCCGGACCGGCGGGGAGAAGGCTCCGTGCCCGCGGCCCGCGCCGAACGGTCCGCCGACGGCACACCCCCGGTGCCCGCGGTCGACGAACTGCCCGCGCGTGAAGTGCTCGACCGCGTCCCGGCCCTCGTCGCCCTCGTCCACGGCCCGGACCACCGCATCGCCTACGTCAACGACGCCTACACGGCGGCCTTCGGCACCCGGCCCACCTGCGCCCCCGCCCGCGAGGCCCTGCCCGAACTCGCCCAACTGGGCCTGTTCCCGCTCCTCGACCAGGTACTGCGCAGCGGCAGACCCCGCACCCTGAAGTCCCGCAAGGCCGTAGACGGCCGCTCGTACACCTTCACCTGCACCCCCGTCGCCGAGGACGGCGACCGCGGCGCCGGCGTACTGGTCTTCGCCACGGACGTCACCGACCACGCCGAGGCCGCCGAACGCCTGCGCGCCAGCGAGCGCCGCCAGCGGGAAACCGCCGTCACCCTCCAGCGCTCCCTGCTCCCACAGGAACTGGAACAGCCCGACGACCTGCGCATCGCCGCCACCTACCAGCCCGGCGGCACCGAGGCGGCGGTCGGCGGCGACTGGTACGACGTGATCACCCTCGGCGGTGGCCGCACCGCCCTGGTCATCGGCGACGTCATGGGCCGCGGGGTGCGCGCCGCCGCCGTCATGGGCCAGCTCCGCACGGCCGTCCGCGCCTACGCCCGCCTGGACCTCCCTCCGCACGAGGTGCTCCAGCTACTGGACGGCCTCGCCACCGAGATCGACCCCCATCAGATCGCCACCTGCTGCTACGCCGTCCACGACCCCAGCGAGGGCCGCCTGGTGTACGCCTCCGCGGGCCATCTGCCGATCCTGGTCCGCGACGAGAACGGCACCGTCTCCCGCACCGACGAACCCACCGGCCCGCCCCTCGGCACCGGCGGCTGGATGCACTCCTCCGGCTCCATCGCCCTCGGCCCCGGCGCCACGGCCGTCCTCTACACCGACGGCCTGGTCGAGCGCCGGGACGCCGACCTGGACGAGGGCATCGCCTCGCTCGCCGGCGCCCTCGCCGGGGCCACCGGCACCCCGCAGGTCGTCTGCGACCGCCTGGTCCGCTCGGCCGGGGTCACCGCCGACCACGACGACGACGTGGCCGTCCTCGTCCTCCAGCACCCCGCCCGCACGGGCCCCGACGGCGACCTCTTCCGCAACGCGGCCCTGGAACTCCTCGGCGGTGTCGAAGCGGCCCCCCGCGCGCGTGCCTTCGCCTCCGGCGTCCTCACAAGCTGGCGCTTCCCCACCGAGCTGCACGACCTCGGTGTCCTCGCCGCCAGCGAACTGGTCGCCAACAGCCTCCAGCACGGCACCCCGCCCATGCGCCTCAGACTCCGCCGCACCGACCGCCGCCTCATCGTGGAGGTCACCGACGGCGACGACCACCTGCCCCGGCGCCGCCGCGCCGAACCCGGCGACGAGTCCGGCCGGGGCATCGCCATCGTGGCGACGATCGCCACAAGCTGGGGCTGCCGCCGCACGCCGGACGGCGGCAAAGCGGTGTGGTGCGAGTTCGTCCTGCCCAAGCGCTGA